Proteins found in one Serinicoccus marinus DSM 15273 genomic segment:
- a CDS encoding acetyl-CoA C-acetyltransferase, producing the protein MPDQLTDAVILGGNRIPFGKSGGAYAHASNQAMLTSTLDGLVARLGLAGERVGEVAAGAVLKHARDFNLTREAVLGSALGADTPAYDLQQACGTGLEAVIQVANKIRLGQVDSGVAGGVDSASDAPIAVGEGLRKALLGASRARTPMARAKALAAIRPGDLAPETPRNAEPRTGLSMGEHQALTAKEWGITREAQDELAAASHHNLARAWDEGFFDDLATGFLRLSRDEGLRPDTSVEKLAGLSPVFGKGEGATMTAGNSTPLSDGAALVLLGSPEWAQQHRLPALARFVDAEVAAVDYVGGEEGLLMAPAYAVPRLLARQGLTLADIDRFEIHEAFASTVLSTMAAWESEEFCRGRLGLDAPLGTVDRSRLNVNGSSLAAGHPFAATGGRIVASLAKMLHELGPGSRGLISICAAGGQGVVAILEGC; encoded by the coding sequence ATGCCAGACCAGCTCACCGACGCCGTCATCCTCGGCGGCAACCGGATCCCGTTCGGCAAGTCCGGCGGCGCCTACGCCCACGCCTCCAACCAGGCGATGCTCACCTCCACGCTCGACGGCCTGGTGGCGCGCTTAGGCCTGGCCGGCGAGCGGGTCGGCGAGGTCGCCGCGGGGGCCGTGCTCAAGCACGCCCGCGACTTCAACCTCACCCGGGAGGCCGTGCTGGGGTCGGCGCTCGGCGCGGACACCCCGGCCTACGACCTGCAGCAGGCCTGCGGCACCGGCCTCGAGGCCGTCATCCAAGTCGCCAACAAGATCCGGCTCGGCCAGGTCGACTCCGGCGTGGCCGGCGGCGTCGACTCCGCCAGCGACGCGCCCATCGCCGTCGGTGAGGGGCTGCGCAAGGCGCTGCTCGGGGCCAGCCGTGCCCGCACCCCGATGGCCCGGGCCAAGGCGCTGGCCGCGATCCGGCCCGGTGACCTGGCGCCCGAGACCCCGCGCAACGCCGAGCCGCGCACCGGGCTCTCGATGGGGGAGCACCAGGCGCTCACCGCCAAGGAGTGGGGCATCACCCGTGAGGCGCAGGACGAGCTGGCGGCCGCCAGCCACCACAACCTCGCGCGCGCCTGGGACGAGGGCTTCTTCGACGACCTCGCCACCGGCTTCCTGCGCCTCTCCCGCGACGAGGGGCTGCGCCCGGACACCTCGGTCGAGAAGCTGGCCGGGCTCTCCCCGGTCTTCGGCAAGGGCGAGGGCGCGACGATGACCGCGGGCAACTCGACGCCGCTGTCCGATGGGGCCGCGCTCGTCCTGCTCGGCAGCCCGGAGTGGGCCCAGCAGCACCGGCTCCCCGCGCTCGCCCGCTTCGTCGACGCCGAGGTCGCCGCGGTGGACTACGTCGGCGGTGAGGAGGGGCTGCTCATGGCTCCGGCGTATGCCGTGCCGCGGCTCCTCGCGCGTCAGGGGCTCACCCTCGCCGACATCGACCGCTTCGAGATCCACGAGGCCTTCGCCTCCACGGTGCTGTCCACCATGGCCGCCTGGGAGTCCGAGGAGTTCTGCCGTGGACGCCTCGGCCTCGACGCGCCGCTGGGCACGGTCGACCGGAGCAGGCTCAACGTCAACGGCTCCTCGCTCGCCGCCGGCCACCCCTTCGCCGCGACCGGTGGGCGCATCGTGGCCTCGCTGGCCAAGATGCTGCACGAGCTCGGCCCGGGCTCGCGCGGCCTCATCTCGATCTGCGCGGCCGGCGGTCAGGGCGTCGTCGCGATCCTGGAAGGGTGCTGA
- a CDS encoding TetR/AcrR family transcriptional regulator: MRTDIEPQSARAPVARDGRDARWEAHRTERRHQLVEAALKAIRQHGAGVGMDEIAAQAGTSKTVLYRHLGDKAGLYSAVVAAVDETVLGDLAAASRQGGDVLARIQAMVHSYLSLVERDPEIYRFVMTRPLETTEGDPDDPVHRITDRVSDQLAGAIRTHLTQHGRGAEADLLAPAWGHGIVGLVRAAADHVLTSTSTTRLSVDDATHAVIELIRPALAGENR; the protein is encoded by the coding sequence ATGAGGACCGACATCGAGCCCCAGAGCGCCCGTGCCCCGGTCGCCCGGGACGGGCGGGACGCTCGCTGGGAGGCGCACCGGACGGAGCGTCGCCACCAGCTCGTCGAGGCGGCGCTCAAGGCCATCCGTCAGCACGGTGCCGGCGTGGGCATGGACGAGATCGCGGCCCAGGCCGGCACGAGCAAGACGGTGCTCTACCGCCACCTCGGCGACAAGGCCGGTCTCTACAGCGCCGTCGTCGCCGCCGTCGACGAGACCGTGCTGGGCGACCTGGCGGCGGCCTCCCGGCAGGGGGGTGACGTCCTGGCCAGGATCCAGGCGATGGTCCACTCCTACCTCTCCCTGGTGGAGCGCGACCCGGAGATCTACCGCTTCGTCATGACCCGCCCCCTGGAGACGACCGAGGGCGACCCGGACGACCCGGTGCACCGCATCACCGACCGGGTCAGCGACCAGCTGGCCGGGGCGATCCGCACCCACCTCACGCAGCACGGCCGCGGCGCCGAGGCCGACCTGCTGGCCCCGGCCTGGGGGCACGGCATCGTCGGCCTGGTCCGCGCGGCGGCAGACCACGTCCTCACGAGCACATCGACCACCCGGCTCAGCGTCGACGACGCCACCCACGCCGTGATCGAGCTGATCCGGCCCGCACTCGCAGGAGAGAACCGATGA
- a CDS encoding acyl-CoA dehydrogenase: MSAGRAKAVVAQINELCAELRPHALELVEGLGIPEAWLNSQMLEDETAARWTPGA, from the coding sequence ATGTCCGCGGGGCGGGCGAAGGCCGTCGTCGCACAGATCAACGAGCTCTGCGCCGAGCTGCGGCCGCACGCCCTGGAGCTCGTGGAGGGCCTCGGGATCCCCGAGGCGTGGCTCAACTCACAGATGCTCGAGGACGAGACCGCCGCCCGCTGGACCCCGGGCGCCTGA
- a CDS encoding DinB family protein translates to MDSLTTDLAEQLDFHWTHHARPRLDGLSDEEYLWEPVPGTWNARRRSDQPPPSVTARAGGGEWQLDWAHPEPDPAPVTSIAWRLGHVIVGVLGVRAHSHFGGPEADILAWDYAGTAAGALDQLDEAYAAWSAGVRGLDDEGLRRPVGPAEGPWAQAPMLTLVLHINREAIHHLAEVALLRDLWGHGAR, encoded by the coding sequence ATGGACTCCCTCACGACGGACCTCGCCGAGCAGCTCGACTTCCACTGGACGCACCACGCCCGGCCACGGCTGGACGGGCTGAGCGACGAGGAATACCTCTGGGAGCCGGTCCCGGGGACCTGGAACGCGCGCCGCCGCTCGGACCAGCCGCCGCCCTCGGTGACGGCGCGCGCCGGGGGCGGGGAGTGGCAGCTGGACTGGGCCCACCCCGAGCCCGACCCCGCGCCGGTCACCTCGATCGCCTGGCGGCTCGGGCACGTCATCGTCGGGGTGCTGGGGGTGCGCGCCCACAGCCACTTCGGCGGACCCGAGGCAGACATCCTCGCCTGGGACTACGCCGGGACCGCCGCGGGCGCCCTCGATCAGCTCGACGAGGCGTATGCCGCCTGGTCGGCCGGGGTGCGCGGGCTCGACGACGAGGGACTGCGACGGCCCGTCGGCCCGGCGGAGGGGCCGTGGGCGCAGGCGCCGATGCTCACCCTCGTCCTGCACATCAACCGCGAGGCCATCCACCACCTGGCCGAGGTGGCCCTGCTGCGCGACCTCTGGGGCCACGGCGCCCGGTGA
- a CDS encoding GntR family transcriptional regulator yields MIEEGRPIFVQIAESIEGSIVDGSLAEEERAPSINELAAFHRINPATAAKGINQLVDDGVLYKRRGVGMFVATGARAALLARRTNDFAAAYVDPLLAEARRLGLGPDDVTALIAERTAGTTRKEPS; encoded by the coding sequence GTGATCGAAGAAGGTCGACCGATCTTCGTGCAGATCGCGGAGAGCATCGAGGGCTCGATCGTCGACGGCAGCCTGGCCGAGGAGGAGCGCGCACCGTCCATCAACGAGCTGGCGGCCTTCCACCGGATCAACCCGGCCACCGCCGCCAAGGGCATCAACCAGCTCGTCGACGACGGCGTGCTCTACAAGCGTCGCGGCGTCGGGATGTTCGTCGCCACCGGTGCCCGGGCTGCGCTGCTGGCCCGGAGGACCAACGACTTCGCCGCCGCGTATGTCGACCCGCTGCTCGCCGAGGCACGCCGGCTCGGCCTCGGGCCGGACGACGTGACCGCCCTCATCGCCGAGCGGACCGCAGGGACCACCAGGAAGGAGCCGAGCTGA
- a CDS encoding YdcF family protein, which produces MTGLVLAPLGFVLPGLLLWYAGQRLARGRRDADTRGALVGGLATIVVPVGGLLLLGYAAAPVLVGLGAGLLLLAAWPGLVMVLLLGRRWWLCRRPVDVDRRAVIVLGAPVPDGRVGEELAARLRGGLTALGRLTTLGGLGAATSPLVLTGGRAKGDRPAESEAMARWVRSQDPAAPLLLEDRATTTEENLLLSTRLLQDQGCPPPYAVVTSAYHAARTSLLIARHRLPVQVVGVRVPMDFPAGAYLRELLIVLKEARRPHLVAGLLIVGGAVLTGFLAR; this is translated from the coding sequence GTGACGGGCCTGGTGCTGGCGCCGCTCGGGTTCGTCCTGCCGGGCCTGCTGCTCTGGTATGCCGGGCAACGGCTCGCCCGCGGGCGCCGTGACGCCGACACCCGGGGTGCCCTGGTCGGTGGGCTCGCCACGATCGTCGTCCCCGTCGGCGGCCTGCTCCTGCTCGGGTATGCCGCGGCGCCGGTGCTCGTCGGCCTGGGCGCGGGCCTGCTCCTCCTCGCGGCGTGGCCGGGGCTGGTCATGGTGCTGCTCCTGGGCCGGCGCTGGTGGCTGTGCCGTCGCCCCGTCGACGTCGACCGTCGGGCCGTGATCGTGCTGGGTGCTCCGGTGCCCGACGGGCGGGTGGGGGAGGAGCTCGCCGCGCGGCTGCGCGGCGGGTTGACCGCGCTCGGCCGACTCACCACCCTCGGGGGACTCGGCGCGGCGACGTCGCCTCTCGTCCTGACCGGAGGGCGCGCCAAGGGTGACCGACCTGCGGAGTCGGAGGCGATGGCGCGCTGGGTGCGCAGCCAGGATCCGGCTGCACCGCTCCTCCTCGAGGACCGGGCCACCACCACCGAGGAGAACCTCCTGCTCTCCACCCGGCTGCTTCAGGACCAGGGCTGCCCGCCGCCCTACGCGGTCGTGACCAGCGCCTACCACGCCGCCCGCACCAGCCTGCTCATCGCGCGGCACCGGCTGCCGGTGCAGGTCGTCGGGGTGCGGGTCCCGATGGACTTCCCGGCCGGCGCCTACCTGCGCGAGCTGCTCATCGTGCTCAAGGAGGCGCGTCGACCGCACCTCGTGGCGGGACTGCTGATCGTCGGGGGCGCGGTGCTGACGGGGTTCCTCGCCCGCTGA
- the rocD gene encoding ornithine--oxo-acid transaminase produces the protein MTELSTNQAYIDLEDQVAAHNYSPLPVVVEHAEGIHVTDVEGNTYIDALSGYSALNFGHRHPGLVQAAKDQLDRSTLTSRAFHNDQLGPFCEALARLVGKDMILPMNTGAEAVETALKIARKWAYQVKGVPDGQAEIIVMDGNFHGRTTTIISFSDDPEAHDHYGPYTPGFVAVPYGDLAAIEAAITDSTAAVLVEPIQGEQGVMIPKEGFLPGLRELCTSKNVLMIADEIQSGLGRTGTSLACEYEGVEADMYTLGKALGGGIVPVSAVAADAEVMKVITPGTHGSTFGGNPLAAAVGKAVVDLLATGEHQAHAKQLESVFAEELGNLVGQGAEAVRVRGLWAGIDIDPGLMTGKEACKALARKGVLAKDTHGSTIRLAPPLTITEDELRQITDALGAVLAEARG, from the coding sequence ATGACTGAGCTGTCCACCAACCAGGCCTACATCGACCTCGAGGACCAGGTCGCCGCGCACAACTACAGCCCGTTGCCGGTGGTCGTCGAGCACGCGGAGGGCATCCACGTCACCGATGTCGAGGGCAACACCTACATCGACGCCCTCTCCGGCTACTCCGCGCTCAACTTCGGGCACCGCCACCCCGGCCTCGTGCAGGCGGCCAAGGACCAGCTCGACCGCTCGACGCTGACCTCGCGCGCCTTCCACAACGACCAGCTCGGTCCCTTCTGCGAGGCGCTGGCGCGGCTCGTCGGCAAGGACATGATCCTGCCGATGAACACCGGCGCCGAGGCGGTCGAGACCGCGCTCAAGATCGCCCGCAAGTGGGCCTACCAGGTGAAGGGGGTGCCGGACGGTCAGGCCGAGATCATCGTCATGGACGGCAACTTCCACGGCCGCACGACGACGATCATCTCCTTCTCCGACGACCCGGAGGCGCACGACCACTACGGGCCCTACACGCCGGGCTTCGTCGCCGTGCCCTACGGCGACCTCGCCGCGATCGAGGCCGCGATCACCGACAGCACCGCGGCCGTTCTCGTCGAGCCGATCCAGGGCGAGCAGGGCGTCATGATCCCCAAGGAGGGCTTCCTGCCGGGCCTGCGCGAGCTGTGCACCAGCAAGAACGTCCTCATGATCGCGGACGAGATCCAGTCCGGGCTCGGCCGCACCGGCACCTCCCTCGCCTGTGAGTACGAGGGCGTCGAGGCCGACATGTACACCCTCGGCAAGGCGCTCGGCGGGGGCATCGTGCCTGTCTCGGCCGTGGCCGCCGACGCCGAGGTCATGAAGGTCATCACCCCGGGCACCCACGGGTCCACCTTCGGCGGCAACCCGCTGGCGGCCGCGGTCGGCAAGGCCGTCGTCGACCTGCTCGCGACCGGCGAGCACCAGGCGCACGCCAAGCAGCTGGAGTCGGTCTTCGCCGAGGAGCTGGGCAACCTCGTCGGGCAGGGCGCCGAGGCGGTCCGCGTGCGCGGTCTCTGGGCGGGCATCGACATCGACCCGGGCCTCATGACCGGCAAGGAGGCGTGCAAGGCGCTGGCTCGCAAGGGCGTCCTCGCCAAGGACACCCACGGCTCGACGATCCGGCTCGCCCCGCCGCTGACGATCACCGAGGACGAGCTGCGGCAGATCACCGACGCGCTCGGCGCCGTGCTCGCCGAGGCCCGCGGCTGA
- a CDS encoding TetR/AcrR family transcriptional regulator: MSKGERTRARVLDAFENLVIEHGERAGTLAATAQEAGVSKGGLLYHFGSKDALVQGLAERLEVFGAAEEERLSALPDALEVFLRESVAANQPFDRTYLALLKLGQLDEHEVAREALLRLDDHFLAALTETLGDPDLALLVLRVSDGIYVRTALGGSDALPADSVDRILALLASLPR, encoded by the coding sequence ATGTCGAAGGGTGAACGGACGCGCGCGCGGGTGCTCGACGCCTTCGAGAATCTCGTCATCGAGCACGGGGAACGGGCCGGGACCCTGGCCGCCACGGCGCAGGAGGCCGGGGTGTCCAAGGGCGGGCTGCTCTACCACTTCGGGTCCAAGGACGCCCTCGTGCAGGGGTTGGCGGAGCGGCTGGAGGTCTTCGGCGCCGCCGAGGAGGAGCGGTTGTCCGCCCTGCCGGACGCGTTGGAGGTCTTCCTGCGGGAGTCCGTGGCGGCGAACCAGCCCTTCGACCGCACCTATCTGGCGCTGCTCAAGCTCGGGCAGCTGGACGAGCACGAGGTCGCGCGCGAGGCGCTGCTGCGGCTCGACGACCACTTCCTCGCAGCACTGACCGAGACGCTGGGCGACCCGGACCTGGCCCTGCTCGTGCTGCGGGTGAGCGACGGGATCTACGTGCGGACCGCGCTCGGCGGCAGCGACGCCCTCCCGGCCGACTCCGTCGACCGCATCCTGGCCCTGCTCGCCTCCCTGCCGCGGTAG
- a CDS encoding YajQ family cyclic di-GMP-binding protein codes for MADSSFDIVSKVDHQEVANAVNQAAKEIGNRYDFRNVGARVELSGETISMAANSEERCKAVLDVLQTKLVKRGVSLKHLDYTHDGEPYASGKEFRLEAGLKSGISSENAKKIGKIIRDEGPKGVKSQIQGDELRVTSKSRDELQAVQRLLKEKDLDVALQFTNYR; via the coding sequence ATGGCCGACTCGTCCTTCGACATCGTCAGCAAGGTCGATCACCAGGAGGTCGCCAACGCCGTCAACCAGGCCGCCAAGGAGATCGGCAACCGCTACGACTTCCGCAACGTGGGGGCCCGGGTCGAGCTGTCCGGCGAGACCATCTCGATGGCCGCCAACAGCGAGGAGCGGTGCAAGGCGGTGCTCGACGTGCTGCAGACCAAGCTGGTCAAGCGTGGCGTCTCGCTCAAGCACCTCGACTACACCCACGACGGGGAGCCCTACGCCTCGGGCAAGGAGTTCCGGCTCGAGGCGGGCCTCAAGAGCGGCATCTCCTCGGAGAACGCCAAGAAGATCGGCAAGATCATCCGCGACGAGGGACCCAAGGGCGTCAAGTCCCAGATCCAGGGGGACGAGCTGCGGGTCACCTCGAAGTCCCGCGACGAGCTCCAGGCGGTGCAGCGGCTGCTCAAGGAGAAGGACCTCGACGTGGCGCTGCAGTTCACCAACTACCGCTGA
- a CDS encoding RNA polymerase sigma factor yields MPLRLAGDDPGTDRTGDTRDAAWFDSFFARHATQVHRYYTRRANHDDVEDLTAEVFATAWRRREKIPSDYELPWLYRTASYVLANHRRKPTLTLLADYSGQEEGELHVRSVDPAELVMADEDVRQAMSRLSTRDRSILMLHAWEGLDGEGLARALGLTRGGGAAALSRARARLREAWEHDH; encoded by the coding sequence ATGCCGCTACGCCTCGCCGGGGACGACCCCGGCACGGACCGCACCGGGGACACCCGGGACGCCGCCTGGTTCGACTCGTTCTTCGCCCGGCACGCCACCCAGGTGCACCGCTACTACACCCGTCGCGCGAACCACGACGACGTGGAGGACCTCACCGCCGAGGTCTTCGCCACCGCCTGGCGGCGCCGGGAGAAGATCCCGTCGGACTACGAGCTGCCGTGGCTCTACCGCACGGCCTCCTACGTCCTGGCCAACCACCGCCGCAAGCCCACCCTCACCCTCCTGGCGGACTACTCCGGTCAGGAGGAGGGAGAGCTGCACGTCCGCAGCGTCGACCCGGCCGAGCTGGTCATGGCCGACGAGGACGTCCGGCAGGCGATGTCCCGGCTCAGCACCCGGGACCGCTCGATCCTCATGCTCCACGCCTGGGAAGGGCTCGACGGCGAGGGTCTGGCCCGCGCGCTCGGGCTCACCCGCGGCGGCGGCGCCGCCGCGCTCTCCCGGGCCCGCGCCCGGCTGCGCGAGGCCTGGGAGCACGACCACTAG
- the folP gene encoding dihydropteroate synthase, translating to MAGVTSAILPPLLPRPPALVLRGHIFDSGRPAVMAIVNRTADSFWAGNRHSALDDALAALHAAVEHGADIIDVGGVRAGQEGEEVGAAEELDRVMPFLEAARQAYPDLVLSLDTWRSEVAEAAAGLVDLVNDTWAGHDPELVHSAARAGAGVVVSHTGGLPPRTDPVDVRYADSRGDDELAVVRDVLAVLARGAQVAVQAGVPPERVLVDPTLDFGKTTRHSLTTLRHTEDVAALGYPVLQALSRKDFVGETLDLEADDRLEGTLAATAVAAWLGTTVFRAHDVRATRRAVDMVASIRGDRPPARAVRGEPGRHRAPAGAGHT from the coding sequence ATGGCGGGCGTGACCTCGGCCATCCTCCCTCCCCTGCTCCCCCGCCCGCCGGCCCTGGTGCTGCGCGGGCACATTTTCGACAGCGGCCGCCCGGCCGTGATGGCCATCGTCAACCGCACCGCCGACAGCTTCTGGGCCGGCAACCGGCACAGCGCCCTCGACGACGCCCTGGCCGCGCTGCACGCCGCCGTCGAGCACGGTGCCGACATCATCGACGTGGGCGGGGTCCGCGCCGGTCAGGAGGGCGAGGAGGTCGGCGCCGCCGAGGAGTTGGACCGGGTCATGCCGTTCCTCGAGGCGGCGCGGCAGGCATATCCGGATCTGGTGCTGTCGCTGGACACCTGGCGCAGCGAGGTGGCCGAGGCCGCGGCCGGGCTCGTCGACCTGGTCAACGACACCTGGGCCGGGCACGACCCCGAGCTGGTGCACAGCGCGGCGCGGGCGGGCGCCGGCGTCGTCGTCTCGCACACCGGCGGGTTGCCGCCGCGCACCGACCCGGTCGACGTGCGGTATGCCGACTCCCGGGGTGACGACGAGCTGGCCGTGGTCCGTGACGTCCTGGCGGTGCTCGCGCGGGGCGCGCAGGTAGCGGTGCAGGCGGGGGTGCCGCCCGAGCGGGTGCTGGTGGACCCGACGCTGGACTTCGGCAAGACGACCCGGCACTCGCTCACGACGCTGCGGCACACCGAGGACGTCGCGGCCCTGGGCTACCCGGTGCTGCAGGCGCTGTCGCGCAAGGACTTCGTCGGCGAGACCCTCGACCTGGAGGCCGACGACCGGCTGGAGGGGACGCTCGCGGCGACCGCCGTCGCCGCCTGGCTGGGCACCACGGTCTTCCGCGCCCACGACGTGCGAGCCACCCGGCGGGCGGTCGACATGGTGGCGAGCATCCGCGGCGACCGTCCCCCGGCCCGGGCCGTCAGGGGCGAGCCCGGCCGGCACCGAGCACCGGCGGGCGCCGGGCATACCTGA
- the htpX gene encoding zinc metalloprotease HtpX, giving the protein MHKHYNGLKTTFLFGAIWAIFLGMGALLGGSWIWIFALFGLATTFYSYWNSDKLAIRAMRAQPVTREQQPQMYRIVEELSQQAGKPMPRLYVSPTAAPNAFATGRNPQNSAVCCTEGILHLLDERELRGVLGHELMHVYNRDILTSSVAAGIAGVITSVAQLAFFFGGSRDNGGNPLAMLAMALLAPFAATVVQLAISRTREYDADEDGAQLTGDPLALASALRKLEAGTQQAPLAPERQVVNASHMMIANPFRARDVTKMFATHPPMGQRIARLEQMAQSGQPGIERL; this is encoded by the coding sequence ATGCACAAGCACTACAACGGGCTGAAGACGACCTTCCTCTTCGGCGCCATCTGGGCGATCTTCCTGGGGATGGGTGCGCTCCTCGGCGGCAGCTGGATCTGGATCTTCGCCCTGTTCGGTCTCGCGACGACGTTCTACAGCTACTGGAACTCGGACAAGCTGGCGATCCGCGCCATGCGGGCCCAGCCGGTCACCCGGGAGCAGCAGCCGCAGATGTACCGCATCGTGGAGGAGCTGTCCCAGCAGGCGGGCAAGCCCATGCCCCGGCTCTACGTCAGCCCGACCGCCGCGCCCAACGCCTTCGCGACCGGGCGCAACCCGCAGAACTCCGCGGTCTGCTGCACCGAGGGCATCCTGCACCTGCTCGACGAGCGCGAGCTGCGCGGTGTCCTCGGGCACGAGCTCATGCACGTCTACAACCGCGACATCCTCACCAGCTCGGTCGCGGCCGGCATCGCCGGTGTCATCACCTCGGTGGCGCAGCTCGCCTTCTTCTTCGGCGGCAGCCGCGACAACGGTGGCAACCCGCTGGCCATGCTCGCGATGGCGCTGCTCGCTCCCTTCGCCGCGACCGTCGTGCAGCTCGCCATCAGCCGCACCCGGGAGTACGACGCCGACGAGGACGGCGCCCAGCTCACCGGTGACCCGCTCGCGCTCGCCTCCGCGCTGCGCAAGCTCGAAGCCGGGACGCAGCAGGCGCCGCTCGCGCCCGAGCGGCAGGTCGTCAACGCCAGCCACATGATGATCGCCAACCCTTTCCGGGCCCGCGACGTCACGAAGATGTTCGCCACGCACCCGCCGATGGGTCAGCGGATCGCCCGCCTGGAGCAGATGGCCCAGTCCGGTCAGCCGGGCATCGAGCGTCTCTGA
- a CDS encoding proton-conducting transporter membrane subunit, translating to MILQLDLLALLPVLAPVVAAVLVLVLDVTLPGRRTPHLYLGGAGLLAGAAAAVPGLLLPPGDRRGALCLPDGWCAYAADDLVSALQLAALLAALVVLVLAWPDWSAPGRDGGPEPTGRAPVVLALLLAATAGGAGAAGDLGSLLVSLELATLPTVVLVALVRTTWAAPRRARAVDGAVALLTTSLVSFGLLALGAAFWAAATGHTRFTGLPSAPHPELLVLAAVLLVAGLAFKVSAVPFHAWTPITYAAAPLPVTAYLATVSKVAALGGLVVVVRALGAVEGTTLVAMALLAAASMTVGNLVALVQQDAVRLLAWSTVAQAGWVLLPLASLSTRAASAAGSYLVVYLTATLLAFVVVAAVAGLVRDSASDGTQGASPAAGSTTLQLHRGLLRDRPLLAVPLGLALLTLAGLPPAIAGLVAKVVALRPVLGDETWWLAVVAAVNIALGIAVYLRWLVVLAAQGGRSARRPVRARASRGSVPGDETGDEPEAQESGDEPAAQQTGEPPGPDVPVRLWVLVGLLTAALVVGSIAPIGVI from the coding sequence ATGATCTTGCAGCTCGACCTGCTGGCGCTGCTGCCGGTGCTCGCGCCCGTGGTGGCCGCGGTGCTGGTGCTCGTGCTGGACGTGACGCTCCCGGGACGGCGGACACCGCACCTCTACCTCGGCGGCGCCGGCCTGCTGGCCGGTGCGGCTGCGGCGGTGCCCGGCCTCCTGCTGCCTCCCGGGGACCGCCGCGGAGCGCTGTGCCTGCCGGACGGCTGGTGCGCCTACGCCGCCGACGACCTCGTCTCCGCGCTCCAGCTGGCGGCGCTGCTGGCCGCACTGGTCGTCCTGGTGCTGGCCTGGCCCGACTGGTCGGCACCGGGCCGCGACGGCGGGCCGGAGCCGACGGGCCGTGCGCCCGTGGTGCTCGCGCTGCTGCTGGCAGCGACCGCCGGGGGGGCGGGCGCGGCTGGCGACCTCGGCTCGCTGCTGGTCTCCCTCGAGCTGGCCACGCTGCCCACGGTCGTGCTCGTGGCGCTCGTGCGCACCACCTGGGCGGCGCCCCGTCGCGCGCGGGCCGTGGACGGCGCGGTCGCGCTGCTGACGACCTCGCTGGTCTCGTTCGGGCTGCTCGCGCTGGGCGCGGCCTTCTGGGCCGCGGCGACCGGCCACACCCGCTTCACCGGCCTACCCTCGGCGCCGCACCCCGAGCTGCTCGTGCTGGCCGCGGTGCTGCTCGTGGCAGGCCTGGCGTTCAAGGTGTCCGCCGTGCCCTTCCACGCGTGGACGCCGATCACGTATGCCGCGGCGCCGCTACCGGTGACGGCCTACCTGGCCACGGTGTCGAAGGTGGCTGCCCTCGGCGGTCTGGTGGTCGTCGTTCGTGCGCTCGGCGCGGTCGAGGGGACCACCCTGGTCGCGATGGCGCTGCTGGCAGCGGCGTCGATGACGGTGGGCAATCTCGTGGCGCTGGTGCAGCAGGACGCGGTGCGGCTGCTCGCGTGGTCCACCGTGGCGCAGGCCGGCTGGGTGCTGCTGCCGCTGGCCTCGCTGTCGACGCGGGCCGCCAGCGCCGCCGGGTCCTACCTCGTGGTCTACCTGACCGCCACGCTGCTGGCCTTCGTGGTCGTGGCAGCCGTCGCCGGACTGGTCCGGGACAGCGCCTCCGACGGGACGCAGGGCGCGTCGCCCGCGGCGGGGTCCACGACGCTGCAGCTGCACCGCGGTCTCCTCCGGGACCGGCCGCTGCTCGCGGTGCCGCTCGGGCTGGCCCTGCTGACGCTGGCCGGCCTGCCACCGGCGATCGCGGGTCTCGTCGCCAAGGTGGTGGCGCTGCGCCCGGTCCTGGGCGACGAGACGTGGTGGCTGGCGGTCGTCGCGGCGGTCAACATCGCCCTCGGCATCGCGGTCTACCTGCGCTGGCTGGTCGTGCTCGCCGCCCAGGGGGGCCGGTCGGCCCGCCGGCCTGTCCGCGCGCGGGCGAGCCGGGGGAGCGTGCCGGGCGACGAGACCGGGGACGAGCCGGAGGCGCAGGAGAGCGGGGACGAGCCTGCGGCGCAGCAGACGGGCGAGCCGCCCGGCCCCGATGTCCCGGTCCGGCTGTGGGTGCTCGTCGGCCTGCTCACCGCCGCCCTCGTGGTCGGCAGCATCGCCCCGATCGGCGTCATCTGA